The following are from one region of the Anabas testudineus chromosome 2, fAnaTes1.2, whole genome shotgun sequence genome:
- the LOC113164542 gene encoding ADP-ribosyl cyclase/cyclic ADP-ribose hydrolase 1-like, which produces MPLLCVTSGHWRTHWLATCSMISSGVDKKTLFAEMACGNITVLLNGSIVNAFNRLSMFGSVELDSLNPQKVNYINIEVVTNLEGPHLESCSRGSIVELLQILQSRGFCWTCTDNDQTLMILQCIQDPKHPSCRTCANSLVESFTVK; this is translated from the exons ATGCCGCTGTTATGCGTCACTTCTGGACACTGGAGGACACACTGGTTGGCTACATGTTCAATGATCTCATCTGGTGTGGACAAGAAGACACTG TTTGCAGAAATGGCATGTGGGAACATCACTGTATTACTGAATGGATCTATTGTTAACGCCTTCAACAGACTGAG CATGTTTGGAAGTGTCGAACTGGACAGCCTCAATCCACAAAAAGTGAATTATATTAACATTGAAGTGGTGACCAATCTAGAGGGACCCCACCT AGAATCGTGTAGTCGAGGATCGATTGTAGAGCTGCTCCAAATCCTCCAGTCCAGAGGTTTCTGCTGGACCTGCACAGACAATGACCA GACCCTGATGATTCTTCAGTGTATCCAGGATCCCAAACATCCCTCATGCCGAACGTGTGCAAACAGCCTGGTAGAAAGTTTTACAGTCAAATAA